One window of Camelina sativa cultivar DH55 chromosome 4, Cs, whole genome shotgun sequence genomic DNA carries:
- the LOC104780332 gene encoding putative F-box/LRR-repeat protein At3g44810: MFQVQLGMGSVSMASWDCLPDELLVEILSFLPTKQAASTSVLAKRWRTLFAVRQNLDFDDSDFLNPEEVGEDDMDEINESFRNFVDRTLALQGAQPINKLSLKCGEEPGEDHVDGWIINTLDRGVSELQLCLTFHMRTRLPSNLFVSKTLVKLILGKEFCIDCVPSDTFLPVLKIMFLHSVWFMGTEFSDVLLAGCPALEDLTIHHKYFFGTPEIISSKTLKRLSIISKCAEDVHLFEFISLDAPNLVDLFYADYARRKYHRCNLDSLVKATLDLHFLEPEECDEPFEPNVTVLMNGIRNVKKLQLTFSATEVISECCKGGLPVFKNLLELVFFGNKEKVWKELLPLVLKNSPNLKCLILSALYPCTYGHEFDGIPIPQTNKINFLGITCYQGTENELKHVSHFLLKMERLQLLQVHFSMTLVDSKRVQLTEDLLKLPRASSTLTMQFV, encoded by the exons ATGTTTCAGGTACAACTAGGGATGGGTTCTGTCTCTATGGCTTCATGGGATTGTCTTCCAGACGAACTTCTTGTCGAAATCTTGTCCTTCCTTCCAACCAAACAGGCCGCTTCAACTTCTGTTCTCGCCAAGAGGTGGAGGACTTTGTTTGCTGTCCGGCAGAATCTCGACTTTGACGACTCCGACTTTTTGAACCCGGAAGAAGTAGGTGAAGATGATATGGACGAAATCAATGAGAGTTTCAGGAATTTTGTGGACAGAACATTGGCTTTGCAAGGCGCTCAACCTATCAACAAGTTGTCACTCAAATGTGGAGAGGAACCTGGCGAGGATCATGTTGACGGCTGGATAATAAATACCCTGGACCGAGGTGTCTCTGAGCTGCAGCTATGCTTAACATTTCATATGCGGACTCGTTTGCCATCCAATTTATTCGTCAGCAAAACATTGGTGAAGCTAATATTGGGAAAAGAATTTTGCATCGACTGTGTTCCTTCTGATACGTTTCTTCCAGTACTTAAGATTATGTTCCTTCATTCAGTTTGGTTTATGGGAACCGAGTTTTCTGATGTGCTTCTTGCTGGTTGCCCTGCACTTGAGGACTTAACCATACACCACAAGTATTTTTTTGGAACACCAGAAATCATTTCCAGCAAAACCCTTAAGAGACTTTCTATCATCTCTAAATGCGCTGAAGATGTTCATCTGTTCGAATTCATTTCACTTGATGCACCAAATCTTGTCGACCTCTTCTATGCTGATTATGCTCGGCGTAAGTATCATCGTTGTAATTTGGATTCACTTGTCAAAGCTACGCTGGATCTTCATTTCCTAGAACCTGAAGAATGTGATGAGCCATTTGAACCGAATGTGACGGTTCTCATGAATGGGATACGCAACGTCAAGAAGCTTCAATTGACATTTTCTGCTACTGAG gtgattTCGGAATGCTGCAAAGGTGGGCTACCTGTATTCAAGAACCTCCTTGAGTTGGTGTTTTTTGgtaacaaagaaaaagtttgGAAAGAGCTACTGCCACTTGTGCTAAAGAATTCTCCAAACCTAAAATGTCTAATCCTCTCG GCTCTGTACCCTTGCACGTATGGACATGAGTTTGATGGAATCCCCATTCCACAGACTAACAAGATAAACTTCTTGGGTATCACGTGTTATCAAGGAACTGAAAACGAGCTGAAGCATGTCAGCCACTTCCTACTGAAAATGGAGCGCCTTCAATTGCTGCAAGTCCACTTTTCAATGACATTGGTTGACTCCAAAAGGGTGCAACTCACAGAGGATCTGTTGAAGCTTCCGAGAGCCTCATCCACTCTCACGATGCAATTTGTTTga
- the LOC104783774 gene encoding probable LRR receptor-like serine/threonine-protein kinase At3g47570 encodes MGGNSLTGVIPTTLSNISTLQKLGIDDNNLIGSNPPSFGKLRNLQLLLIQSNSLGSYSVGDLEFMVALTNCTKLETLEIGHNRLGGELPTATANLSTNLYHLDLGINFIYGSIPYDIGNLISLRSLGLQENMLTGAFPTSLSKLFNLEGLNLMSNKFSGELPSFLGNLTRLDILYLDNNNFEGTIPLSLSHCTSLRELYINSNKLVGTIPREIMQIQSLVNLDMSGNFLTGFLPLDVGQLEYLVQLSVGHNKLSGQIPHALGNCLSMEILLMQGNYFDGTIPDIRRLKAVNRVDFSNNNLSGSIPAYLANFSSLEYLNLSVNNLEGSVPTEGIFQNATTVSVFGNKNLCGGIKELKLNPCFTGGPLMGSKHSSHLKKVAIEVSIGMGLLLLFFIALLSLRWFRKTKKNQQSNNPSTSTLDVFHEHITYGEIRNATDGFSSSNMVGSGSFGTVYKALLPAENKIVAVKVLNMQRRGAMRSFMSECESLKDIKHRNLVKLLTACSSIDFQGNEFRALIYEFMPNGSLDNWLHTEEVEEIHRPSRTLTFLERLNIAIDVASVLDYLHFHCHEPIAHCDLKPSNVLLDDDLTAHVSDFGLSQLLLKFDQESFLSQLSSTDVRGTVGYVAPEYGMGGQPSTHGDVYSFGVLLLEMFTGKRPTSEFFEGNFTLYSYTKLALAERVLDIADKSILHSGLRVGFPIVACLTLVLEVGLRCCEESPANRLATNEAAKELISIRERFFKARRTARR; translated from the exons ATGGGAGGTAATAGTCTCACAGGAGTCATTCCAACAACACTTTCCAATATCTCGACCCTTCAAAAGTTAGGGATCGATGATAACAATCTGATTGGCAGTAATCCTCCAAGCTTTGGGAAATTACGGAATTTGCAACTGCTATTAATTCAAAGTAATTCGTTAGGAAGTTACTCTGTTGGAGATCTTGAATTTATGGTTGCTCTAACTAACTGCACAAAACTAGAGACCTTAGAGATTGGTCACAATAGGCTCGGGGGAGAATTACCTACCGCCACTGCGAATCTCTCCACGAACCTCTACCATCTAGACCTTGGAATAAATTTCATCTATGGAAGCATTCCTTATGACATTGGGAATCTCATAAGTTTACGAAGCCTTGGCTTGCAAGAAAATATGTTGACTGGTGCATTTCCAACTTCTCTTAGTAAGCTTTTCAACTTGGAGGGATTAAATCTCATGTCAAATAAATTTTCAGGAGAATTACCATCTTTCCTAGGCAACCTCACTCGGTTAGACATTCTATATTTGGacaacaataattttgaagGAACTATTCCTCTGAGTCTCAGTCACTGTACTTCTCTGCGGGAGTTATACATTAATTCTAATAAGTTGGTTGGGACTATACCACGGGAAATTATGCAAATCCAGTCCCTTGTTAATCTAGACATGTCAGGTAATTTCTTGACCGGCTTTCTACCACTAGATGTTGGACAACTTGAATATCTTGTTCAACTATCAGTTGGACATAATAAATTGTCTGGACAAATCCCACATGCCTTGGGAAATTGTCTCTCGATGGAAATACTTTTGATGCAAGGAAACTATTTTGATGGGACCATTCCAGATATAAGAAGGTTAAAAGCTGTTAACAGAGTTGATTTCTCGAACAATAATCTCTCTGGGAGTATACCTGCATATCTTGCAAATTTTTCCTCTTTAGAGTATCTCAACTTATCGGTCAACAACTTGGAGGGAAGTGTGCCAACAGAAGGAATATTTCAGAATGCTACAACAGTTTCagtatttggaaacaaaaatctTTGTGGAGGCATCAAGGAATTAAAACTTAATCCATGCTTTACGGGAGGTCCACTTATGGGATCAAAGCATTCCTCTCACTTAAAGAAGGTTGCGATTGAAGTAAGCATAGGCATGGGTTTGCTTTTGCTGTTTTTCATAGCTTTACTTTCTCTACGTTGgtttagaaaaacaaagaagaaccaGCAGAGTAATAATCCATCTACTTCCACACTGGATGTCTTTCATGAGCATATAACTTATGGAGAGATCCGAAATGCGACTGATGGATTCTCTTCGAGCAATATGGTTGGGTCAGGAAGTTTTGGTACTGTATATAAAGCCTTGCTCCCTGCAGAGAACAAGATTGTTGCAGTGAAAGTTCTAAACATGCAGAGACGTGGAGCAATGAGAAGCTTTATGTCAGAATGTGAATCCCTCAAGGACATAAAGCATCGTAATCTTGTGAAACTATTGACGGCTTGTTCAAGTATTGATTTCCAAGGAAACGAATTTAGAGCTCTCATTTATGAGTTCATGCCTAATGGAAGCTTGGATAATTGGCTGCACACAGAAGAAGTCGAAGAGATTCATAGGCCTTCAAGAACATTGACATTTCTTGAAAGGCTCAACATTGCCATAGACGTGGCTTCTGTTTTGGACTATCTTCATTTCCATTGTCATGAACCTATAGCTCATTGCGATCTTAAGCCAAGCAATGTCCTTCTAGACGATGATCTTACAGCTCATGTTAGCGACTTTGGTCTATCCCAGCTTCTCCTAAAATTCGACCAAGAGTCCTTCCTCAGCCAACTCAGCTCGACCGACGTCAGAGGAACCGTCGGCTATGTTGCACCGG AGTATGGAATGGGAGGACAACCATCAACACATGGTGATGTTTATAGCTTTGGGGTTCTCCTTTTGGAAATGTTCACTGGAAAACGACCAACCAGTGAATTCTTTGAAGGAAACTTTACTCTCTACAGTTATACCAAGTTGGCGTTGGCGGAAAGAGTACTGGACATTGCAGACAAATCAATTCTTCACAGCGGTCTAAGAGTCGGTTTTCCTATTGTTGCGTGCTTGACATTGGTTTTGGAGGTGGGACTAAGGTGCTGTGAAGAATCTCCAGCGAACCGGTTGGCAACTAATGAAGCCGCAAAGGAGTTAATATCCATCAGAGAGAGGTTCTTTAAAGCCAGAAGAACAGCTAGACGTTGA
- the LOC104780333 gene encoding BTB/POZ domain-containing protein At3g44820-like produces the protein MPPVAKVSEFDREGNDWFCKTGLSSDITVVVDDVKFHLHKFPLVSKCGKLARMYEDSNITGKESLWTTVLEEFPGGADNFLLVARFCYGTRVDITSKNIVSTHCAADYLEMTNEYGEDNLISQVETFLHKHVLRSWKDCILALQSCSPVLKSAEKLQTIPKIMNAVSTMVCTDPSLFGWPMMMYGTLQSPGGSILWNGINTGARMRSAGSDWWYEDVSYLSVDLFKRLIKTMETKGIRAESLAGAMMYYARKYLAGLGRWQSGTSGDSSKSRRRVVSFSLATASSPSSMSPVDQIALLETILSLLPEKRGRSFCKFLLGLLRVAFILGVDGNCVKKLEKRIGMQLELATLENLLILNYSDSETLYNVDCVERMICHFVSSLSSSQLPEFSPPSLDPVTSPSSVPLRKVAKLVDNYMAEVASDVNLKPDKMRSLAAALPESSRPLYDGLYRAFDIYFKEHPWLSDRDKEQLCSIMDYQRLSIDACAHASHNDRLPLRVVLQVLFFEQMHLRTALAGGLNVTNTETAPAVTIPGGRTGQEIVQRDGWVTIVRQNQVLKVDMQKMRSRVGELEDEFQSIKQEMKKRVSKSSSSMSSPRLVKLGCKFLLPRASDAKNDTVHSSVSSTPRSATADHALPRSSRHSKHRKSFSFFG, from the exons ATGCCACCTGTTGCAAAAGTCTCTGAGTTTGACAGAGAAGGGAACGACTG GTTTTGCAAGACAGGACTGTCAAGTGATATcactgttgttgttgatgatgtgaaGTTCCATCTTCATAAG TTTCCATTGGTTTCGAAATGTGGAAAGCTAGCACGGATGTATGAAGATTCTAATATTACTGGTAAGGAATCACTCTGGACTACAGTGCTTGAAGAGTTCCCTGGTGGCGCAGACAATTTCCTGCTAGTTGCAAGATTCTGTTACGGGACTCGAGTAGATATCACCTCGAAAAACATAGTCTCCACACATTGTGCAGCTGACTACCTCGAAATGACAAATGAGTACGGGGAAGATAACTTGATTTCACAAGTCGAAACATTTCTGCACAAACACGTGCTTCGCAGTTGGAAAGACTGTATCTTGGCCTTACAAAGCTGCAGTCCAGTGTTGAAGAGTGCAGAAAAGCTTCAGACAATACCAAAAATTATGAACGCTGTGTCCACAATGGTTTGTACTGACCCTAGTTTGTTTGGATGGCCTATGATGATGTATGGCACATTGCAGAGTCCAGGTGGAAGCATTTTATGGAATGGAATAAACACGGGAGCGCGAATGAGAAGCGCGGGTTCGGATTGGTGGTACGAAGATGTTTCTTATCTTAGTGTAGATTTGTTTAAAAGACTCATCAAGACTATGGAAACAAAAGGTATACGTGCAGAAAGTTTAGCTGGTGCTATGATGTATTATGCGAGAAAGTACTTAGCGGGTTTGGGACGGTGGCAGAGCGGAACAAGTGGTGACAGCagtaaaagtagaagaagagttGTGAGTTTTAGTTTGGCAACGGCTTCTTCACCATCCTCTATGTCTCCTGTTGATCAGATTGCTTTGCTTGAAACCATTCTAAGCCTACTACCTGAAAAGAGAGGAAGATCGTTCTGCAAGTTCTTGTTAGGTCTTCTTCGTGTTGCGTTCATCTTAGGAGTTGATGGAAATTGTGTAAAGAAGTTGGAGAAAAGAATAGGGATGCAGTTGGAGCTTGCAACGCTTGAGAATCTTCTGATTCTTAACTATTCTGATTCAGAGACGCTCTACAATGTAGATTGTGTTGAACGAATGATATGCCATTTTGTATCGTCATTGTCATCCTCACAGTTACCTGAGTTCTCTCCTCCATCTTTGGATCCAGTGACATCTCCTTCTTCAGTGCCTTTAAGAAAAGTGGCGAAGCTGGTTGATAACTACATGGCAGAGGTTGCTTCTGACGTGAATCTGAAACCGGATAAGATGCGGTCTCTTGCAGCAGCACTTCCAGAATCTTCAAGACCCTTGTATGATGGTCTATACAGAGCATTTGATATCTATTTTAAGGAGCATCCATGGCTTTCAGATAGAGACAAGGAACAACTCTGTAGCATCATGGACTACCAAAGACTCTCTATAGACGCTTGCGCTCATGCTTCCCATAACGATAGGTTACCGCTCAGAGTTGTTCTTCAAGTTCTCTTCTTCGAACAAATGCATCTCAGAACCGCTCTTGCAGGCGGTCTAAATGTCACAAACACAGAAACAGCTCCTGCAGTGACGATCCCTGGTGGAAGAACAGGACAGGAGATAGTTCAGCGAGATGGTTGGGTGACCATTGTGCGGCAAAACCAGGTTTTAAAAGTTGATATGCAGAAAATGAGGTCACGGGTTGGAGAACTGGAAGATGAGTTTCAGAGTATCAagcaggagatgaagaagagagtgagcAAGTCCTCTAGCTCAATGAGCTCGCCTCGTCTGGTCAAGCTTGGCTGTAAGTTTCTTCTTCCACGAGCTTCTGATGCTAAGAATGATACAGTTCATAGCTCGGTGTCCAGCACTCCTAGATCTGCTACTGCTGACCACGCACTCCCTCGTTCCTCCCGCCATTCCAAACACCGTAAAAGCTTCTCATTTTTCGGGTAA